The region CTGCCGGTGGATCCCAGCGATTGGCGCTTGCGGCACAAGACAACCGATCGCGGGTTCTACGAGGAGGCGCTGGCCGCCGCAAAGGCCGCAGGCGCGAAGGAAGCGCTGCTCGTTCATCCCGAAGGCTTCGTTACCGAAGGCAGCTTCACCAATATCTTTGTTGAGCGCGACGGAGTATGGCTCACTCCCCCGGATTCGCTTGGCCTGCTGCCCGGCGTATTGCGCCGCTCGCTGATTGACAGCGGCAAGGCGCGCGAAGAACATCTGATCTTGGAAGATCTCGAAAATGGCTTTTTGCTCGGCAACGCCGTGCGCGGGCTGATGAAAGCTGAATTGATATGAATATCGAAATACTCTTCGAAGACGGCGAAGCGCTGGTGATCAACAAACCTGCGGGTTTGCCAGTGGACCGCCCCAAGCGCGGCGGCCCCGCTTTGTGGGACCATATCGAGCAGTTGAAGCTGGGATTTCAGCGCCCGCCAGTTGCCGTTCACCGGCTCGATACCGATACCAGCGGCTGCCTGATTCTTGCGCGCAATCCGAAGGCGCTGAAGCGCTTTAACAGGGCGTTCGAGGACCGTCTTGTTGGCAAAACATATCTGGCAGTGATGGATTTTGAACCGTCCGAACAATCCGGCACGATCGAACTTAACCTCTCCAAGATCAGCTCGGCTGAGAAGGGCTGGCGGATGATTGCCGCGAAGAAAGGCAAACCGGCGATCTCGCATTGGGAATTGCTCCAGACTATCGGTGAAGAAGACCGAAAGCGGTCGTTGATCCGCTTCCGCCCCGAGACCGGGCGCACGCACCAATTGCGGGTTCACGCCTTGCAAGGGCTGGGCGTTCCACTGCTGGGCGATCCCGTTTACGGGCCCGTGCGCGGGCAAAACAAAGGCGCGCCCCGCACCATGCTGCACGCAGAGGCGATCCATATGACACGCCCAGGCAAGGATCCGATTACCGCCTACGCTCCATTTCCGGAAGACTTCGTTCGGGCGGGTCTCACCGCCCCTGAGCCTCCGCCTCCGCCAGAACGCACGCACGTGTCAGATGATGGATGATGATCTTCTCGCCCGCGCGCATGCTCTGGCAGAGGAAAGTTTCCTCGCTGGCAGCGGGCCGGGAGGGCAGAACGCCAATAAGGTAGCGACCGAGGTCCAGCTGCGGGTGAATATCTACAAATTGGGTCTGCCGCCGGCTGTTTTTGCGCGGTTGAAAGAAATCGCCAAAAGCAAGCTCATCGCGTCAGGCGACCTTTTGATTACAGCACGCGAACATCGTACCCAGGAAGCAAATCGCACCGCGGCGCGCGAGAAGCTCGAGCAATTGCTCACCAAAGCGCATGAGCGCCCCAAGCCGCGCGCCAAAAGCCGCGTCAATCGCGTGGGCAAGGTCCAGCGGCTGAAAGCCAAGAAAGCCCGTGGCGATGTGAAGGCGAAAAGAGGTAAAGTCAGTCGCTCTGATTGGTGAGTCGTGCTTGACTTTTGCCCCAGAATCACCCAATGGCGCGCCTCTGGATGGCGGTGCTGCTCGCGCCGCCTGTATTTTTTCGGCTGAACATCAGCCCTTTTGCAAGTTTTAGGATACCGTCATGGCGAAGCCAGCAACCGTCAAGATCAAGCTCGTCTCGACTGCAGACACGGGCTTCTATTACGTGACGAAAAAGAACCCGCGTAACATCACTGAAAAGATGACTTTCCGTAAATATGACCCGGTTGTGCGCAAGCATGTCGAGTTCAAGGAAGCCAAGATCAAGTGATCTTGCTGAACGGCTGAACGCAATCAAGTTCAGTGACAGTTAAACGCCGCGTGATTAGAAAGCGCAGCATGAGCATCTTTGCATTTCTTTCCAAACGCCCGCTGCACGTTGCGCTGGCGAGTGCTGCCTTATGCGCAATCCCCGCATCTATCGCGACGACCGCGCCCGCCATCGCGCAATCCGAAGCGGGCGATCTGAACCGCGCTGTCAGCGCGCTTCGCCAAATCGCCACACTAAAGGCAGACTTCTCACAAACTGACCGAATGGGGCAGACTGCCGACGGTGTTCTGACACTAAAGCGTGGCGGAAAGATCCGGTTCGACTATGGCGAAGATCAGGATTTGCTGGTCATATCCAACGGTCGGTCGCTCTACCTCGTCGATTATGAAGTGAATCAGGTTCAGCGCTGGCCGATCCGCAATTCGCCGCTGGGTGCCTTGCTTGATCCGGAGCGGGATATCTCCCGTTATGGCAAGCTGGTTCAGACCGGGAATCCTGACGTGATCAGCATTGAGGTGCGCGACCCCAAACGCCCCGAATTCGGCATGATCAATATGATCTTTGTGCGCGATGTGACCGCGCCGGGCGGGCTGGAGCTCAACACCTGGGTTGCGCTCGATGCGCAGAACAATCGCACGACGGTTCGGCTAAGGAATCACCGCTATGGCGTGTCTGTTCCCGACAGTACGTTCCAGTTCCGCGATCCGCGTAGCTCGTCTCGTCGCCCACGATAAACGCTTCGGCGTTGCAAGGTTGTAAGAACACGACAGAGCGCTGTGCGTCATTCATTTAGCCGAAAGCTGAGAAAGGGTAGTTTCTTCTTGTGAACCGGTCGAAGGCGGGTTTCCCCCCCTGTTGCCTCAACCTTCATCGAAGTGCGGTTCATCCAAGCGTGACGAACGCTAACTAGGAACCCTCGTGCCAATGCCCCCGGCGCGAGGGTTTTTGTTTGGCATCCTGTTTTTTCCGCACTCGCCTCGGCGTACGCAATTTCCTCCCGGCCTTGCGGGCTACCTGCGGGTAGCCCAATCCAGCTCGTGCAAGATCACCTTGATCTCTTAGTCATCCCAGCCAAGCGCCTTGACGATGATGTTATAGATCGCATTCTGCTCGATCACGCCGCGAACACGATCAGCGCCAGGACCATTGCCATAGAGCGCCACATCTTCGCCGCCATGGGTTTCACTGCTGGTCGGGATCGCGGCCTGTTGGTGCGCATGAACGCCGGTTTCAGGCATCGGACGCTCTGCCATATTGGCAATTGCACCGGGACCATTCTGGTAACCCAGCGTGGTGTATGGCTTACCATCGGTCGCGGTGGTCGCCTCTGCCAGTTCGGCACTCCCTTCAGGAGCGACAACCAACCCCAGAATGTCATTTCCACGGCGCGGATAGCCCGACATTGTGAAGACGTGGCTGTGATCTGCGGTTACCAGAATCAATGTTTCAGCAGGATCGGTGTTTTCGATTGCGTATTGGATTGCGTTAGCGAACTCGACTGCTTCTTCCAATGCATAGCCAGCTTGCCCGGCATGGTGACCGTGATCGATCCGGCCCGATTCGACCATCAGATAAAAGCCTTCGGGATCATCTTGAAGCCGCGTGATCGCCTGCTGCGTCATCTCGGTTAGTGTCGGTTCAGTCGAATCGTCGGTGCGGTCGACCGTGTAAGTCATGTGACTGGGCGAAAAGAGCCCTAACACAGGCTTGTCTGCTGGTGCAGCAGCCAATTCAGCTGCTGTAGAAACAAAGGTGCCGCCTGTACGTGCCGTCCAATCTGCAGGCAGGTTCGCATCCGCATTTAGCCGCCTCCCGCCGGAGTCTGCGCCAAAGAATGCCGCCGTCCCGCCGCCCAGGGCGACGTCGAATGTGCTGTTCACAAGCTGCGCCGCGATATCATCGCAGCCCTTGCCGCGTTGATCCTCGGGTATCCACGCATCTGCCTCCCAGCCGCGATCCGGGGTGCGCGAATAAACGCTGGCTGGGGTCGCATGGGTAATGCGCGCGGTGGAAACGATCCCCAGGGCCAGCCCGCGCGCTGTTGCTTGCTCTCCTAGAATTGGGAGCGAGTTGGCCAGCCCGCTTTCGCAATCGCCAGCGGTGACATCGGGGCCAACCCCCAGAACACCGATCTTGGTCTTGACGCCAGTGTGCATCGCGCTTGCCGTGCCGGCACTATCGGGCACCTGCGCGTTGCTGTTATAGGTTTTTACGAGCGCAACATTCTCGAAAATCTCGAACGGCAGGACATATTCCTCGCCGCTCTGCCCGTTCTTCTGGCCGGCATAGATCCGCGCGGCTGTGACCGTCGAAACTCCCATACCGTCACCGATGAACAGGATGACGTTCTTGGCCTTGGGCTCGGTCGCCGCGGCTGGCATTGCCGATGCGCTGG is a window of Altererythrobacter rubellus DNA encoding:
- a CDS encoding RluA family pseudouridine synthase; its protein translation is MNIEILFEDGEALVINKPAGLPVDRPKRGGPALWDHIEQLKLGFQRPPVAVHRLDTDTSGCLILARNPKALKRFNRAFEDRLVGKTYLAVMDFEPSEQSGTIELNLSKISSAEKGWRMIAAKKGKPAISHWELLQTIGEEDRKRSLIRFRPETGRTHQLRVHALQGLGVPLLGDPVYGPVRGQNKGAPRTMLHAEAIHMTRPGKDPITAYAPFPEDFVRAGLTAPEPPPPPERTHVSDDG
- the arfB gene encoding alternative ribosome rescue aminoacyl-tRNA hydrolase ArfB, whose protein sequence is MDDDLLARAHALAEESFLAGSGPGGQNANKVATEVQLRVNIYKLGLPPAVFARLKEIAKSKLIASGDLLITAREHRTQEANRTAAREKLEQLLTKAHERPKPRAKSRVNRVGKVQRLKAKKARGDVKAKRGKVSRSDW
- the rpmG gene encoding 50S ribosomal protein L33; its protein translation is MAKPATVKIKLVSTADTGFYYVTKKNPRNITEKMTFRKYDPVVRKHVEFKEAKIK
- a CDS encoding LolA family protein — its product is MSIFAFLSKRPLHVALASAALCAIPASIATTAPAIAQSEAGDLNRAVSALRQIATLKADFSQTDRMGQTADGVLTLKRGGKIRFDYGEDQDLLVISNGRSLYLVDYEVNQVQRWPIRNSPLGALLDPERDISRYGKLVQTGNPDVISIEVRDPKRPEFGMINMIFVRDVTAPGGLELNTWVALDAQNNRTTVRLRNHRYGVSVPDSTFQFRDPRSSSRRPR
- a CDS encoding alkaline phosphatase, translating into MTTSRSALSLAAAMAFPLAACSPAGYGQSEIASASAMPAAATEPKAKNVILFIGDGMGVSTVTAARIYAGQKNGQSGEEYVLPFEIFENVALVKTYNSNAQVPDSAGTASAMHTGVKTKIGVLGVGPDVTAGDCESGLANSLPILGEQATARGLALGIVSTARITHATPASVYSRTPDRGWEADAWIPEDQRGKGCDDIAAQLVNSTFDVALGGGTAAFFGADSGGRRLNADANLPADWTARTGGTFVSTAAELAAAPADKPVLGLFSPSHMTYTVDRTDDSTEPTLTEMTQQAITRLQDDPEGFYLMVESGRIDHGHHAGQAGYALEEAVEFANAIQYAIENTDPAETLILVTADHSHVFTMSGYPRRGNDILGLVVAPEGSAELAEATTATDGKPYTTLGYQNGPGAIANMAERPMPETGVHAHQQAAIPTSSETHGGEDVALYGNGPGADRVRGVIEQNAIYNIIVKALGWDD